The Pantoea nemavictus genome includes a region encoding these proteins:
- a CDS encoding TIM barrel protein, which yields MAGYQLSVCAEMVFLDLPFVERVKRIHELGFGVEIWGWANKDIDALAATGARFTSMTGYLSGNLTDDDEIQQLLQSAEASLAVAARLNCPALNLHGTGLDDKGLPVKPVEVVTGAMWLKAADTLRKVAQLGERAGRVFTLENLNLLVDHPGTPFALAADTLALVEAVNSPALKMNLDLYHAQIGEGNLIELIRRCGSAIGEIQVADVPGRQQPGTGEINYRAIARALQDVGYRGTVALEGWASGDSTTALQQFRDHFTL from the coding sequence CCGGTTATCAGCTGTCGGTATGTGCCGAAATGGTGTTTCTCGATCTGCCGTTCGTCGAGCGCGTAAAACGCATTCACGAACTGGGTTTTGGCGTTGAGATTTGGGGCTGGGCGAACAAAGACATTGATGCGCTAGCGGCAACCGGTGCGCGCTTCACCTCTATGACCGGCTACCTCAGCGGCAACCTGACTGACGATGACGAAATCCAGCAGCTGCTGCAAAGTGCTGAAGCATCGCTGGCGGTGGCAGCCCGCCTGAACTGTCCGGCGTTGAATCTGCACGGCACCGGACTGGATGACAAAGGTTTGCCCGTCAAACCGGTTGAGGTGGTCACCGGCGCGATGTGGCTGAAAGCCGCTGACACGCTGCGCAAAGTGGCGCAATTAGGCGAGCGTGCCGGACGCGTGTTCACGCTGGAGAATCTCAACTTGCTGGTTGATCATCCCGGCACGCCGTTCGCGCTGGCCGCCGATACGCTGGCGCTGGTGGAGGCAGTCAACAGCCCGGCGCTGAAGATGAATCTCGACCTGTATCACGCGCAGATTGGCGAAGGCAATTTGATCGAACTGATCCGCCGTTGTGGTTCTGCGATTGGTGAGATTCAGGTGGCGGATGTGCCGGGACGTCAGCAGCCGGGAACCGGTGAGATCAACTATCGCGCCATCGCCCGTGCGCTGCAGGATGTGGGTTATCGCGGCACCGTGGCGCTGGAGGGCTGGGCCAGCGGTGACAGCACCACCGCGCTGCAGCAGTTCCGCGATCATTTCACCCTTTAA